A window of Streptomyces broussonetiae genomic DNA:
CCGCCGTGGGAGCCTCACCGGGCCACCGGCTTGAGTACGTAACCCGCGCCGCGCACGGTGTGGATCATGGGCTCGCGGCCCGCGTCGACCTTTTTGCGCAGGTAGGAGATGTACAGCTCGACCACATGGGCCCGGCCGCCGAAGTCGTAGGACCAGACCCGGTCGAGGATCTGTGCCTTGCTGAGCACGCGACGCGGGTTGTGCATGAGGAAGCGGAGGAGTTCGAACTCGGTCGGCGACAGTTCGACCAGCTCACCGGCCCGGGTCACCTCGCGGGCCTCCTCGTCCATCACCAGGTCGCCCACGACCAGCCGCGGCCCGTCCTCCAGCTGGCGGGCCATGCCCGCGCGGCGCAGCAGGCCGCGCAGCCGGGCGACGACCTCCTCCAGGCTGAAGGGCTTGGTGACGTAGTCGTCGCCGCCCGCGGTGATGCCGGCGATCCGGTCCTCGACCGCGTCCCGTGCCGTGAGAAAGAGCACGCAGACGTCGGGCTTCACCTCGTGCAACCGGCGCAGTACGGCGAAACCGTCGGTGTCGGGGAGCATCACGTCGAGGACGACGGCGTCGGGCAGCAGCTCGCGGGCGGCGCCGAGTGCGGCGGCGCCGTCGGCGGCGGCACGTACCTCCCAGCCCTCGTAGCGCAGGGCGCCGGTGAGCACCTCCGCGAGGTCGGGGTCGTCGTCGACGACGAGGACGCGCAGCGGGGTGCCGTCGGGGCGGGTGAGGGCGGGTCGGCCGGAACGGGTGGTGTTCATCGCGTCTCCCAGCATCGCCCCTGCCGAGGGGTGGGTCCTACCGCCTCCCCTCTGAGTTTTCTGTGAGTGCGCTCACCACTGCGCACCCCGCCCCGCTGAACGCCGGATGAGAAACCCCTCTG
This region includes:
- a CDS encoding response regulator transcription factor, translated to MNTTRSGRPALTRPDGTPLRVLVVDDDPDLAEVLTGALRYEGWEVRAAADGAAALGAARELLPDAVVLDVMLPDTDGFAVLRRLHEVKPDVCVLFLTARDAVEDRIAGITAGGDDYVTKPFSLEEVVARLRGLLRRAGMARQLEDGPRLVVGDLVMDEEAREVTRAGELVELSPTEFELLRFLMHNPRRVLSKAQILDRVWSYDFGGRAHVVELYISYLRKKVDAGREPMIHTVRGAGYVLKPVAR